Below is a window of Candidatus Binataceae bacterium DNA.
TCGGGAATCGGGTTTCCTTCCCAGACCGTTCCGAAGCCGCACTGGGTCGAAAGCGCCAGCTGCTCGCGGGGGAAGAAGCGACTCGCCTCCTCGATCCGCTTCTCCACCGTCTCGGCAGGTTCGAGTTCGATGCGCTTGGTCGAGATCAGTCCCAGCACCACCGTCTTGTCGGCCGGAATCGCGCGCAGCGGCTCGAACGATCCGGACCGCCAGTCGTCGTATTCGAGCAGGAAGCGCGAGAAGTTCGTCGCGCGCTTGAACACCTTGGGAGCAATCGAATCGTAGCCGCCCTCGCCCACGTAATATCCTTTGTTATTTCCCCGGCACAGATGGAGCGCGAAGGTGACCCCCTTGACCTCGGCGACTGAGTTGATCAGGTCAATTCCTTCGCTGAGGAGCCGCTCCGGATCCACTCCTATGTCGGCGAAATCGGTGCGGGCTCGTTCAGGGTCGCACAGCATGCCGAGCTCCGGCGCGTCGATCTGGATATACTCGCATCCAAGCGCGGCAAGTTCTCTCGCCTCGTCGCGCACGATCGCAGCCGCATCCGCGAGCAACGCGAACGGATCGGGATAGGCGTCGCGCGAATGCTCGCGCGACCACCTGAGCGTCATGATGAGCGGACTGGGTAGGGTAACCTTGAGAGGCTTATTCGCCCGCCCTCGCGCATAGGTGAATTCCTCGTTGGTGAGCGATCGAGTGCGGCGGATCTTATCGACGACCGCGAACTGGACGGTGATCTCGGTCTGCTCTGCGCGCTGGCTCTTTTCGTGTGGAAGTTTCCACACTCGTTTGAATGCGGGGATTTCCCTGACACCGGTGATCACGTCGGTGAGCGGTGCGATGAAATGCGTACGCCGCATTTCTCCGTCTGTGATGATGTCCACCCCGCATCGCTCCTGCAGCGTGATCGATTCGTCGACCGCGCGATCCTCGCTCTTTTTGAACTCACGGGTACTGATTTCGCCGGCGGTCCACTGCTTGCGCGCCTTTTTCAGGTAATCCGGACGCAGCATCGATCCGATCACTTCGGCGCGGTATTTGATTTCCATTGCGTTCTCCTACCTGCGGGGCCCGTATCTAACGTGCCCTTTCAAACACGACCTGTCGTTCGCCACTCATGTCGAGTGTCATCAAGATTTCCCTCGCCGCCGACCCCTCAAGTCCCGCTCGCGGGCGCGGCAACGGGCTGCGTGGGCGTCAGCACGAAATTCCACTCGACTTCCCAAAATGGGGTATTCAATCGCAGCTGAGCGGCTCGTTCCTGATCTTCAACGCGTCGAAAATCAGCGACGAGCGAGCGCTTCACTCCAAAAACCGCATCTTCCTTTAGATACGGGCAATCCGGCGTAAAGATGTGAGTGACGACGCGCTCGAAGCCCGGCTTTTCGACGATGAAGTGAAGATGCGCGGGGCGGTAGGTATGGCGACCAAGTGTCGCCAACATCTTTCCGACCGGACCATCACTGGGAATCGGGTAATAATGAGGCTTGGCCGAACGGAACCAATAGCGGCCTTCGTCATCGGTTTCGAAAAGGCCTCTCAGATTCCATTCAGGCTGGATGCCTTTCTGTTGGACATCGTAGAAGCCGTCTTCGTTCGCCTGCCACACATCAATAGTCGCGCCTGCGATCGGCTGCCCTCGGGTATCAGTCACTCGTCCGCGCACCAGGAGCGGCTC
It encodes the following:
- a CDS encoding cobalamin-independent methionine synthase II family protein; its protein translation is MEIKYRAEVIGSMLRPDYLKKARKQWTAGEISTREFKKSEDRAVDESITLQERCGVDIITDGEMRRTHFIAPLTDVITGVREIPAFKRVWKLPHEKSQRAEQTEITVQFAVVDKIRRTRSLTNEEFTYARGRANKPLKVTLPSPLIMTLRWSREHSRDAYPDPFALLADAAAIVRDEARELAALGCEYIQIDAPELGMLCDPERARTDFADIGVDPERLLSEGIDLINSVAEVKGVTFALHLCRGNNKGYYVGEGGYDSIAPKVFKRATNFSRFLLEYDDWRSGSFEPLRAIPADKTVVLGLISTKRIELEPAETVEKRIEEASRFFPREQLALSTQCGFGTVWEGNPIP
- a CDS encoding intradiol ring-cleavage dioxygenase; translation: MSSEKGNKGDAAFFDADHSEEVVNARMGPQADARLREIMTTVVRHLHAAVKEAAITPEEWFAGIQFLTQTGQMCTEWRQEFILLSDVLGVSMLVDTINHARPEGATENTVLGPFYVAGAPRLENGANVNLDGKGEPLLVRGRVTDTRGQPIAGATIDVWQANEDGFYDVQQKGIQPEWNLRGLFETDDEGRYWFRSAKPHYYPIPSDGPVGKMLATLGRHTYRPAHLHFIVEKPGFERVVTHIFTPDCPYLKEDAVFGVKRSLVADFRRVEDQERAAQLRLNTPFWEVEWNFVLTPTQPVAAPASGT